The following proteins are co-located in the Paraburkholderia phytofirmans PsJN genome:
- the gmtX gene encoding gamma-mobile-trio protein GmtX, whose protein sequence is MNSATFDHPNVLLGTLLAKGGRAHRLARLKALHEICRRHQESGSRDFSLSTIGRLAEAEGVLKGRVLYNMQSADYRELISAWATYAGPPTLRPSKPLASHEYLMRIHDPAIRSIMQAIIGERDKLRAEVNLLKSNAQVVVDRRPIGVRASGDAIALPTTTNGHNAQLTPSEREALGKAVSADYLERHGLHEGSHGEIVNEHGRTVFDVGFARAIRKILGA, encoded by the coding sequence ATGAACAGCGCGACATTCGACCACCCGAACGTGCTTCTCGGCACGCTGCTCGCCAAGGGTGGTCGTGCCCATCGGCTTGCTAGGCTAAAAGCGCTGCACGAGATTTGTCGCAGGCATCAGGAATCAGGCTCGCGCGATTTTTCTCTCTCAACCATTGGTCGCCTGGCCGAGGCGGAAGGCGTCCTAAAGGGACGCGTCCTCTACAACATGCAATCGGCAGACTACCGCGAGCTGATTTCGGCCTGGGCGACGTATGCCGGGCCACCGACACTTCGACCATCGAAACCGCTGGCAAGCCACGAATACCTCATGCGTATTCACGACCCCGCGATCCGCTCCATCATGCAAGCAATCATCGGGGAACGAGACAAGCTCCGGGCCGAGGTCAACCTTCTGAAATCCAACGCGCAAGTCGTCGTGGATCGACGCCCAATCGGTGTGCGCGCGTCAGGAGACGCCATCGCGTTGCCAACAACGACAAACGGCCACAACGCGCAGCTCACTCCTTCAGAACGTGAAGCGCTGGGGAAGGCGGTCTCTGCCGACTACCTCGAAAGACATGGCTTACACGAAGGCAGCCATGGCGAGATCGTGAACGAACACGGTCGGACAGTGTTCGATGTCGGCTTCGCGCGTGCAATACGAAAGATCCTCGGAGCCTGA
- a CDS encoding SOS response-associated peptidase family protein, protein MCYSAQIWADYRRYVRTFGAHMDIAEFARLYFLQAEGSGAKTPKALDDAFLDPQTDGEREIRQLIEKTRAEQRTKLEQDLFKQRTRFTEAERKLESKVTKAATESRRIATDKIEAALRRIEDINRSESKPRDSRIFPGYYAPVLVMENGEYVLRPMRYQCRIAGTPASFDVKYPGTYNARKNSLGGFWKSCFGQTHGVLLVEVFYENVKKAKMEGTVLESHDKDENVVLEFRPSNRQLMHVACLWSRWTKPGEPDLLSFAAITDDPPPEVEAAGHDRCIIPIKPENIEAWLNPEATSLDAMYAILDDKDRPYYEHKFAA, encoded by the coding sequence ATGTGCTACTCGGCTCAAATCTGGGCGGACTACCGCCGGTACGTACGGACCTTCGGTGCGCACATGGACATCGCCGAGTTCGCACGTCTCTATTTCCTGCAGGCCGAAGGGAGCGGCGCCAAGACACCGAAAGCGCTCGACGATGCTTTCCTCGACCCGCAGACGGATGGCGAACGCGAGATACGTCAACTCATCGAAAAGACGCGCGCGGAACAGAGGACGAAACTGGAGCAAGACCTCTTCAAGCAGCGAACGAGATTTACGGAAGCCGAGCGCAAGCTGGAGTCGAAGGTGACGAAGGCCGCGACCGAAAGTAGACGCATCGCTACCGACAAAATTGAGGCTGCGCTACGCCGCATCGAAGACATCAATCGCAGCGAATCAAAGCCGCGCGACTCGCGCATCTTCCCCGGCTACTACGCGCCGGTGCTGGTGATGGAAAACGGCGAGTACGTGCTCCGGCCGATGCGATACCAGTGCCGCATTGCGGGCACGCCGGCAAGCTTCGATGTGAAATATCCCGGCACATACAATGCCCGCAAAAATTCATTGGGAGGTTTCTGGAAATCGTGCTTCGGACAGACGCACGGTGTGTTGCTCGTCGAGGTCTTTTACGAGAACGTGAAGAAGGCGAAGATGGAAGGCACGGTGCTGGAATCACATGACAAGGACGAGAACGTCGTCCTCGAGTTTCGCCCAAGCAATAGACAGTTGATGCACGTGGCCTGCCTATGGTCGCGATGGACGAAACCGGGCGAGCCAGACCTTCTGTCGTTTGCTGCCATAACGGATGACCCGCCGCCGGAAGTTGAAGCGGCCGGCCATGACCGGTGCATCATCCCTATCAAGCCCGAGAACATCGAGGCGTGGTTGAATCCGGAAGCAACAAGCTTGGACGCGATGTACGCCATCCTCGATGACAAGGACCGGCCTTATTACGAGCACAAGTTCGCGGCATGA